From Plasmodium chabaudi chabaudi strain AS genome assembly, chromosome: 12, the proteins below share one genomic window:
- a CDS encoding protein MPODD, putative (term=annotation;date=20111117;qualifier=added_product=conserved rodent malaria protein, unknown function;curatorName=ucb@sanger.ac.uk;~term=annotation;date=20160208;qualifier=removed_product=conserved rodent malaria protein, unknown function;qualifier=added_product=conserved plasmodium protein, unknown function;curatorName=ucb@sanger.ac.uk;~term=annotation;date=20160408;qualifier=removed_product=conserved Plasmodium protein, unknown function;qualifier=added_product=protein mpodd, putative;qualifier=added_gene_name=mpodd;qualifier=added_literature=pmid:27053680;qualifier=added_GO:0005739;curatorName=ucb@sanger.ac.uk) produces MFKLPFYSFNKNSLLVQCCKGAFTYYIPQNLVVISIFFYYQYKKNQLVSGKRVQIQNCDESINNFLKEKKLNKNDIEIQKKRNIYTVSLI; encoded by the exons ATGTTTAAATTGCCATTTTATAGCTTTAACAAAAATTCATTGCTGGTTCAATGCTGTAAGGGAGCATTTACTTATTACATTCCACAAAACTTAGTAGTCAttagcatttttttttattaccaATATAAG aaaaatcAATTGGTAAGTGGTAAGAGAGTACAAATACAAAACTGCGACGAgtcaataaataattttttaaaagaaaaaaagttaaacaAGAACGACAttgaaatacaaaaaaaacgaaacaTATATACCGTATCCCTGATATAA
- a CDS encoding coatomer subunit epsilon, putative (term=annotation;date=20150722;qualifier=removed_product=coatomer epsilon subunit, putative;qualifier=added_product=coatomer subunit epsilon, putative;qualifier=added_literature=pmid:24204248;qualifier=added_gene_name=sec28;qualifier=added_GO:0006888;qualifier=added_GO:0030126;curatorName=ucb@sanger.ac.uk;~;query 264-264;GPI_cleavage_site_score=0.22619997;~pfam_scan;Pfam:PF04733.10; E()=2.7E-17;score=63.0;query 5-280;description=Coatomer_E;~iprscan;InterPro:IPR011990 : Tetratricopeptide-like helical domain;Superfamily:SSF48452; score=8.3E-9;query 148-263;description=Tetratricopeptide-like helical domain superfamily;~iprscan;Pfam:PF04733; score=2.8E-17;query 5-280;description=null): MDTTLQIRDYFYGGFNKFCLDNYDKIQSQEKKEIEEYIYQIYMIKNIKNDLILSLNNPNNSNLYLLYLYYKYYYLCDKENVLEEISKLKTTSQNANILKSRLLFDNDKVEECFDLLEEGSIELNAAKVFMLLNIWRNDIVYNIMNNYFFKMNEDIPIVKIVLAIFYLYNNNNKESFLIFDDLESLYTPMLNDSSNIIWNGKGVSNLLAHEYNDAKEFLTNALKNSDISYPDAIYNLITCSLYLCELEEADDYLNKLYSSYPPHDSLSVLKNIDYEIDNFVPDF; this comes from the exons ATGGATACCACATTACAA ATTCGGGATTATTTCTACGGAGGGTTTAACAAATTTTGTTTAgataattatgataaaatcCAAAGTCAGgaaaagaaagaaatagaagaatacatatatcaaatatatatgataaagaatattaaaaatgatttaatattaagTTTAAATAATCCGAACAATTccaatttatatttattatatttgtattataaatattattatttatgtgataaagaaaatgtaTTGGAAGAAATaagtaaattaaaaactaCTTCCCAAAATGcgaatatattaaaaagtcgactattatttgataatgATAAAGTAGAAGAATGTTTTGATTTACTTGAGGAAGGATCTATAGAATTAAATGCTGCAAAAGTTTTTATGTTACTAAATATATGGAGAAATGatatagtatataatattatgaataattatttttttaaaatgaatGAAGATATTCCAATAGTAAAAATAGTCttagctattttttatttatataataataataataaagaaagcTTTCTAATTTTTGATGATTTAGAATCTTTATACACACCTATGCTTAATGATAGttcaaatattatatggaaTGGTAAAGGAGTATCAAATTTGTTAGCCCATGAATATAATGATGCAAAAGAATTTTTAACTAatgctttaaaaaattctgaTATATCTTACCCTGatgctatatataatcTTATTACttgttcattatatttatgtgaATTAGAAGAAGCAgatgattatttaaataaacttTATAGTTCATATCCACCTCATGATAGTTTATCTGTTTTGAAAAACATCGATTATGAAattgataattttgttccagacttttaa